Part of the Cloacibacterium caeni genome is shown below.
AAGAAAATATAGAAATTTTTTCTGTTCCTGGTGCATTTGAGTTAAGCTACGCTTGCATGCAATTGTGTGCCGCAGAAAACCATGATGCAGTAATTGCCATCGGAAATGTAATTAGAGGAGAAACTCCACATTTTGATTACGTTTGCAGCGCTGTAGCTCAAGGAATTAAAGATTGTAATGTAATGACAGATGTTCCGGCTATTTTCTGTGTTTTGACAGATGATAATAAGGAACAATCTTTAGCAAGAAGTGGCGGAAACCTTGGAAACAAAGGCGTAGAAGCGGCGGTTACTGCTCTTAGAATGGTTGAATTCAG
Proteins encoded:
- the ribH gene encoding 6,7-dimethyl-8-ribityllumazine synthase; translated protein: MATVNLSDYKPLQISNADSFRIGIVVSDWNDFVTYNLRDAAIQILEKEGIKKENIEIFSVPGAFELSYACMQLCAAENHDAVIAIGNVIRGETPHFDYVCSAVAQGIKDCNVMTDVPAIFCVLTDDNKEQSLARSGGNLGNKGVEAAVTALRMVEFRRNLNK